The genomic segment CGTGCTGCGGATCGTCCTCGTCCGCCTCGTATTCAATGACGTTTTTGTCGGGAAAATCCCGCTGCAGCCGCAGCTCGAACCTCCCCTCGATCGTCACGATCCGCTCCTCGTCAGGCATTGCGGCGATCAATGCCTTGATCAGATGGGTTTTCCCCGTATTGGTCGGGCCGATCACGACCATGTTAAAACGGGACTTCACGATGCAGCGGAGCAGCCTGTACACGGATTCGTCGATCGAGCGATACTCCGGCCTCAGCAGCGTCTGCAGATCGAAGCGCCTGACCGTATAAAAACGGATCGTGAGCGTGGGCTGCGCTGTAAAGCCGAAACCGGTCATTGTCACACGCGAACCGTCCTGGAGCAGTACCTCCGCCCACCGCTTGCGCGGGCTGATCGAATCGTCATTGAACAGAACGAGATTCTGCTGTATCCGCTCCACCTGCGCAATCGTATTGAAACTGAAGGCGGAACGGGACGCCACGCCGTCCCTCACCTCGAAAATGCGCGTGCCGACGACTTGCACCTCTTCAAGCCCTTCGCGGTCCTTGAGGACGAGCTCCAGCACGTTCAGGCCGATAACCTCCGCGAACAGCGCTTCTGCAAGCGAACCGTATGGCAGTTGCCCGAAGCTGGCATGCTGAAGTCTTTTTTTAATGATCCAGTCGGATAAAATGGCAAGCAACTCCTGACGCTCCTGCGGAAATCCGATGACGGCCCGATTGAGCTTCTCCGCATAACGTCTCCGATCGTCGTCGCTGAAGCCCCGCGGCGATGCCAGCATATGCCGCGCTTCCTCTGTCAATGCGCCTAAGTCCTGACCGCCGGGCCCCGATACGCCCTCCTCCGAGATGCCGTAAGGCGGAGGACCTTGCTTGCCCTCTTGTAGTTGCGCTGCGTAAGCCGCCGCAGAGAAGCGGGATAATGGATCCGGCCTCTCCCCGTCTTGCCCATCGTCCGCCTTGCCATAAACAGCGGTCATCGGCCTCGGCTCCTGTGCTGCAGCAGCCTCCGCAGCCAGGGCCGCTCGGTTCGCTTTAGCCGCTCTTCCCAATTCAACTGCCTTAGCAGCGTGCCCGCGACCGGATCGAAAGCAGAGGCGTGGCGCTCGTCGGCCGCCAGCCATTCGTCCAGACGCCCGCTGTCGAGCTGCAAATGCACACTCTCGGCGAGCTGCAGCTCGGACAGCGAAATAGCTCCCGTTTCCTTGCGAATTTCCTTCATTCCAAATCCCCCCGCATGCCTGTATTTGCTCTGCATCAGCACTAGATGATAATTCGCAAGCGACAGCCCGAACTGCGAGCCGACCTGCCCCGTCCATCGGTTCACATCTTCCTGGAAGTGCGTAAGGCTGCCGGTCGTCACCAGACACCGGTGATCTGCGGCCCGCATGGCGCATACCGTCGCAGCATTATCCCAATAGGCGCTCACGTCCGCCACCGTCACATCGAACGCGTCTCGCGCAGCCGCAATCAGCGTATCCATCTGCTCGGGCTCGTAATACTCGGCCTGATCCCGCGCCAGATTGCCGAACAGCACGTGCAGGCCGTCAAGCCGTGAAGGCGCAAAGGCATACTGTCTGAGCTTCGATCCCGTCAACGTGCCCGACTTCAGCTCCGGCCGCATGCCGCCGAGCGTAATCTCGGGTCTGTCGATGCCGAGATACAGATGCGTCTTGGCGCTCTTCAAGTTCAAGCATAGGTAACCGACTCTCTTGCCCGTTACCGAGGCAATCCGGTAAGCGGTCCCGAATGCCGCAAGCGAGGTGCCGATATTCGGCGTCGAGCCCGCAAAAGCAATCAGCGATCCCTGCTGGCCGCTCATGAGCCCGACGCCTCCCCCGACTCGAACGACGACGCGTCGAAGGCGACGATCAGCTTGGACTTCCCTTCCTTGCACGCGTTGTCCAGTTCGAGCCATTGCGCTTCGGTCAAATTGAGATTGACCGCGTCGATACTGCCATTGGCGTCCCGCCTGGAGGCATACATCCGCTCTTTGTCGCCTTCGGCCATGGACAGCAGATTCGAGCTCTTCGGATTGTCGATCTCCTGATTCGAAGCGGTCTTGACCGCTGCCACGACGACAGGCTCCGCGAACAGCCTACGCGAGGCGCCACCCTCTGCAGACAAATATACGATCGCCCGGTCGCCCGCCCGGATGCCGCTGGAGACGGACTTCACGTAATCCCGCGGCACCTGAAAGGTCGCTTCGCCGAGCCGCGGCAGCAGTCTGAATTTATCCAGCTTCCACCTGAGCAGCGGCTCCCCGCCGCCCAGCGGCACGGAAGACTCCAGCCCGTCCGCATCGTCCATATCGACGATCATCTCATCGGTAACTGCGCCGCTAGGCAAGCGAAGCTTCGTCAGCATCTCCCGGCCGAGCGACGTGCCGGCGGGCACGAACTGCTTCGGCACGACAACCTCTATCGTCTCCGTCAGCCTGATCTGCCTCATCTGCAGCAAATAAACGCCGTAAACAAGCAAACCTGATAATACGGCCGCGGAAACGCTGATCCGTATCTGTCTTCCTCTGTTCAACGACAACCCTCCCTTGACGACGGCAAACAAAAAAACGCAGGCACAAGAGAGACTGAGCTCTCTGTCGCCTGCGTTCTTCGCAGTCGTTGCTTTTACATATAACTTCGTACCGCCAATATAGCAGAGGAAAGCCGGGCTTGTAAACCCCTTTTTTTCCATTGTTCGACAATTTCCCGGGAAATTCAGGAAACCATCTCGCTTAAGACTACGCGGAAACGTACGGATTTTCCTGTTTTTCTTCTCCGATGGTCGTCTCGGGGCCGTGTCCGGGCAATACGAGCGTATCGTCCGGGAGCGTGTACAGCTTGCCGCGAATGGACTTCGCGAGCGTATCCTGATGGCCGCCGGGCAAATCGGTGCGTCCGACGGAGCGGCGAAACAGCGCGTCGCCGGCGAACACCAGATCCCCGCACACAAAGCTGACGCTGCCCGGCGAATGTCCTGGCGTATGGCGCACCTCGAACGTTTCGCCGATCAACTGCAGCTTCTGCCCGTCCGCAAGCGTATGATCGGGAGGACCGCTCTTGACCGGCGCCGTCACGTCGCTCCAGCGGGCGGAGCCGTTCTTGGCCGGATCGGTCAGCCAATCCTTCTCCAGCGGATGAAGATAAACGGGGCAGCCCCACTTCGTACGAAGCTCGTCCACGCCGCCGATATGGTCGAAGTGCGCATGCGTGAGCAAAATCGCTTCGACTTGAAGGCCCGCGACCTTGCGCAGGAGCGCCGGATCGGCGGTACCCGGGTCGATCACGATCGCCCGCGTCCGCGTCGCGTCGACGACAACGTAAGCGTTGGTCTGAAGCGGACCGAGCGGAAAGGCTTGAAAAGTCAGCATCTGCAAAACTCCCTTAGACGCGTTCGAGCACGTCCTGCAGTTCCCAAAGGATGACAGGCGTATACTCGGAGGCATCGCCGTATTGCTTGACGATCTCTTTGCGCGCGACGGACAGATTGTCCTGATAAGTAGGTGCCTGATTGTCCGGATTCGCTTCCTTGAAAGCGATCATGACGTCCTGGACGTGCTGCGGGCGAGGTCCCCACTTGCCGAGAAGCGCGCCGCCGGTGTCCGTGACGAGGACGATCGGAATCGAGCGTCCGCCCAATGTCAGATGTTGGTCGATCAGGTCGAAGTGCTGTTCGATGATCATGACCTCGGTTGGGATGCCTGCGGTCTCGAACGCGCGGAAAACGACGGGTACGCTGCGCAGCGCGTCGCCGCACCAATCCGCGGTGATGATCATGGCGCGAAGGTCGTCGCGGTTGTTAAGCGATTCGAAGAACTCCTGGCTCTTCGCGTCCGGCCATGTGAAGCTGTCGTAATTAGCGTTAAAGTCTTCTTTGTTCTTCTCCATCCCGTCCATAAAAGCGCGCGGCGAGATGCCCTGGTTAAACTTGTGTGCGAGCTGTTGGCTCATGCGATATCCCTCGTTTCGACAACGTAAATGAACTTGATCCTATTGTAGCAATCCCTGCGCCAAAAGGAAAACCATGCGAACGAAAAAAAGCAAATCCGTTAAATGGATTTGCCCCGCTTGCGCAAATAGATATAAACGAAATAAACGATAAGTGCCGCGAGCGCGATCAGGATAATCGGACGAACGTAAGGCGCGGCCTTCTCGTCGATCTGTTCCCAGTTGTCTCCGAGGGACTTGCCGAGCCAGACGAACAAAATCGACCATGGAATGGACGCGAGCAGCGTCAAGCCGCTGAACAACGCCAGATTCATCCTGGCCATGCCGGCCGGGATAGAGATGACCTGTCGCATAACGGGCACGAACCGCGCGGTAAAAACGATAATCGGCCCGTACTTTTGGAACCACTGCTCCGATTTGTCGACATGCTTGGGCTTCAAATGCAGAAATTTGCCGTAACGGTCCACGATCGGTCTGCCGCCGTAACGGCCGATTGCATACAGAATCCACTGCTGGATCAGCGCCCCGATAACGCCGCATGCGACCGCGCCCCAGAAATTGACGTCTCCCTTCCAGACCAGGTAGCCGCCGTAGCCGAGCACGATCTCGCTGGGGATGACCTCGATGGCGAGGCCGATAACAATCCCGAAATAACCGAGACTTTCAATCCAATGCAGCAACTGGTTAAGCCATTCGTGAATCGTATCCATCCTATGTACCTGCTCTCTTCATCGTATTTGCGTCGTGGAACAAACGCGATATAAGTAGGGGCCGGAACCTTTTCCATTCTAGCATATCCGCCTATCCCGATTCTACTTGGCCCGGGTCCAGGTAGAAACGATGTCATGCGGGGACGGGCCTGCGCATACAAATTTAATAGGACAAAGCCGAAGAGGAGCGAACGGATATGAGCAAAGTCATGTTTATCAGCAAAAAAAGGATTCAGTGGTACATCGCAGCCTTGGCCATCGTCGTGCTTGGCGCGGCCTACGCAGGTTGGCATCGGACGCAGGCGGCTTCCGCCCCTCCGCCCACGGACGTGCAGGTCCGTTACATCGTAACGACCGAATTCAATTCGACGACAGACAGCGGGCAGGAAATCGAGGCGTATCGCTGGGATCCGGGCACGATCCCGGTCAAAAAAGGACAGCCAGTCGAACTGCGCATCACCGGCGTCAACGGCCAGTCGCATCCCTTTACGATCGAAGGACTCGGCGTCAAGGCTACCGTAACGAAAGGAAAAACGACAGTTGTCCGCTTTACGCCCAAGGAAGCCGGCACCTATGCCATCGTCTGCGAGACGCATAGCGATCCGAAGGACGGCGTCCCGATGGTCGGCTATCTCGTCGTTCAATAATCGTCGCCGTTGACGCCCGCAAGACCGGCAGTCCTCGTAACCCCGCGCTCCTCCACCGCATAGATTAACGCGGAGAGGAGCGCTTCCGCATGAAAAACGACTTGGGCAAGCACGCCGGCTCACTGCCTACCGCCAGGGTCATCAGGCGCGCGTGCGGCAACGAATTGTACCGGACCGTCAAGCGGCTCAAGGCATACGTGCCCGACGCCAAAGTGAAGGAAGCGGAGGAACTGTACGTCCGCCGCGTCATGTTGAATCTGCTGTGGATTCACGAACACCGCAGCGACCGCAAAAAGCTGGCGGATTGGTGGGAAGCCGAAGTATCCTCCGATATCGCTAGCCTGTGGGAGATCGACCAAGACCGTCTCGTCCGGGCGTTCCGGGACGCGTTCGGCGGTTAAGCCCCGGCCATTCCCGCAGATAAAAGCCCGGCAGCGCCGCTTCGAAAACGATGCGTATGCTGCCGGGCTTGTTTTATTTGTCTTTGTCATCAAGCAACAGCAAGGCCTGCGCCTCTCTCTGCCAGTCCGCGTCCCCGTCCCGCAGCGCCTCCCGAAGCCATGGCTCCGCTTCTGCGCGGCGGCCGGCCGATATCGCGCATCTCGCAGCGTTGACCTTCGCGGAGACGAACAGCTCGGTGCCGGACCACGGGTTGGACTTGCCGGCATATTGCCGCGCGTACAACGCTTCGTACCGTTCAAAAAAGCCGATGCCAGCGAGCCCCGCAAGCCTGGCGCCTTCGTCGTCCCCTTCATCCATGAGCTGCTGCGCCAGATTCGCGAATCTGGCGATGACCGCATTTTGCGAATCGCGGTCGAAGCGCGCAAGGCGAAGCGCCTCCTTTAAATGCGTCTCCGCTTCCCCAATTGCGCCCGCGTCCGCGTATGCCATTCCAAGCGCGTAATGCACGGTCGGCGAATTCGGTTCGTACCGCAGCCCTTCCAGCAGCCATGCGGCCCGCTCGGCCGCCGGCAGCAGCTGCGAAGCTTCGAGACGCGGACGGTTCCACGGCGGATTGTGCCGCTGAGCATCGAGCAGCAGCGCAAGCTTCGCCGCATCGCCTCGGGCGGTTTGCGCCGCTGCGTACGCGCCGGCCGCCGACTTGTAGCGGATGGCCGGCGCCGTGGCGGCGATCGCAACCGCGAGCAGCAGAAGGATCGGACCGGCGAGGCGGAAGATGCGCAATGTCTCCGCGGCAACGGCGCCCGTAGACGCAAGCGGCCGCACGGGCGAGGGCTGTCGCGCCGGAAGCGACAAATGCAGCGCCAGCCAGAAGAGCAGCAGCAGCCAGATATAAGCATAGGACCAATCGAAATCGATGCCTGCGTGCAGCAGCAGCACTGCAGCCGGTCCCCAAACGCGCCCGGCTCCTTCACGCCGCCAAAGGATAACCGCAAAGACGGCCAGCATGGCAAGCAGCGCGGCAAAACCGATCGCCCCCGTGTCGATGAGCACTTCCAGGTAGCCGCTATGAACCTCGTTTCCAATATACGGACCGCTCTGGTACAAGCCCACCTGCATGCGCCAGGCTTCTCCTCCTGCGCCCAGCAGCGGGCGGTCGGCGAACATGCGCAGCGCGTCCGCATAATATAGCGTGCGTGCGCCCGCCGTCTCCAGGTTGCCTTCCGCCCGTCCGCCGGAGCCACCTCCGGAGGCAAGCAGCAGGTAAGCGATCGCTGCGCAAATCGCAAATACAGCCGCGCCGCCCCATACGCCGGTCAGCAGCCGACGCAGCCGCGCCAGAGCCTTCAACGCCCTTGTAGCCTCGGGCGGCCGCAGCAGCCGTGCCGTCAAAGCGAATAGCGCCGTCGTAGCGATCAGCGCCCAGATGCCGTCTCCCGGCGTCCCGTTCTCCATTGCGCCGAACGCGAATCTGGCGGCGATTGCGGCGCAAAGCGAGGCGATGCCTGCGACCGCCAGGCCGTAGCCCCGACGTTCCCGGCGAAAAGCCGCGAGCAGCGACACGAAGCCTGCCGCGGCAAGTGCAAGCATGGCGCCGCGAGACTCGGTCAGCAGCAGCGCGGTCAACGCAGGCACGAGCGACACGGCCGCAAAACCGCTTGCTGCGCGACCCGGCCGGTTGAGCAGCTGCCACAGCGCGAGCGTGTAGAACGCCGCTACGGCGCCGCAGGCGTTGGGATATTGAAGAAAGCCGGCCAACCTCGCGCCGGTCATCGACAATGCGGCATCCGACGACCGGTAGACGATATCCGGATAACGAATCCAGCCAAACCAGCCTGCCAGCCCGCCCCATACGAAGTACAAGCCTGCGGCATGCAAGGCTGCGTGCCCTGCCGCTTTGCCGCCGCGCATTGAGGCAAACATCGCCGCCAGCGTCAGCCACGCGCCGTATGCGCACCATCGCAGCAGGCTGTCCGCCGTCCCCTTAACGGACGCCGGACCTGCGAGCCATGCGCAGCCGTAGGCGGCCGCAAGTCCCAGCGGCGCCAGCGCCCACCAGGGAAGCGCACGTCGGGCTGCAATCGCAGAAGCTGCGACCGCTCCGGCAGCCAAGACGATCAGCGCGGCCTCTGCGCCATACAGATCCGCGTCGTAGAAGAGTCCTTGCCTGTATGCGGCCCAGCCTAAAAAGCAAGCGAAGAGCAAGCCGCCGCCAAGCACGGTCGACAGCCGCAATATACCTTTATGCATCATGGAAAACCCCTGCTCCGCTAAGCGTCATATCTCTAGCGTAGCGGCTTTGCCATCCGGCCGCAAGCATAGTCTCCTCGGACCTTCGCCCATGCGAAATAACCCTCCTCCGGGCAACGGACAATCGCCGTCTTTGGATAGGGCTTGAGCTTTACGGCCGCAATGAACGATAAGCGGGCTTTGCGCTTTAAGCTGTGGCTTTGAGCCGTTGCTGTGGCTTTGAGCCGTTGCTGTGGCTTTGAGCCGTTGCTGTGGCTTTGAGCCGTTGCTATGGCACTGTCCCGGTGTTACGCTTCGAGCCTGTGCGGCTCCGACTGAAGCTTGGCGAGATGTTTGCTGTCATACAGACGCCGGTCCGCCGCAGCCGACAGCTCCGCCAGCGTCGTTCCGTCTTCCGGATAGAAGGCGTACCCACAGGATGCGGACAAGCGGAGCCCGCTGTGCAAAGACAAGCCCTCCATGCGTTCGTCGATCGCGCGCTTCAGGCACTCCGCCTCCTGCCGGTCGGCATAAGGACATAACAGCAAAAACTCGTCGCCGCCCCAACGGCAAACGATCTCGCCGCGGACGGCCGATTCTTCCAGTGCGCCCGCTGCCATCGAAATGGCCCTGTCTCCCTCGGCATGCCCGAGCCCGTCATTAATAAGCTTGAAATCGTTCAGATCGATCAGCATGACTGCCAGGCGCTTGCGGCGCGCCTCCGCTTGCTTCAAGAGGCCCACGATGCAGCGATGCGCAAAGCCACGGTTCCATAGACCGGTCAAGCTGTCGCGGTCCGCACGCTGCTTCAACCTGTCGTATCGTCTGCCGAGCAAGCCGAAGGCGGGAAACAAAACAAGCGCGAAGCCCGCAGCTTCCCACAATGCATAATGCCCTGTCGAAGCCATATACCGGTGTGCCAATCCCGCCGCGCCGACGGCCGCGCTTACCAGCGCGGCGGCGGCCAGCCCGGTCAGGAGTCCGCGATTATCCATTTACCGATCGCTCCTTCTCAATGCCTCATGGGGGTTACGAGACGACGACACGATTGCGTCCTTCGTTTTTAGCCTTGTAGAGCGCCACGTCCGCCTTAGAAAATAACGTTTGCAATACATCGCCGATGTCATCCGGATTCGCGACGGCATCCGTCCCGGCAGCTGCTTCTTCATCGGTCGCTTCCGTGACGATTCCCATGCTAATCGTGACGCATATCGTCTCGCCGGCTGTCCGAACCTTGTTGTGAAGCACGGAAGACATAATGCGGTCCGCCACTTTTTGCGCCTCTTCCCGGCTTGTCTGCGGTAAAAATACAGTGAACTCCTCGCCGCCGTAACGCGCCAGCAGATCGAAGCTTCTGAGCGTCGAGCGCACGGCTTCGGCAGTCGCCCTCAGTACCTCGTCGCCGGCGAGATGACCGTACCGGTCGTTGATCTGTTTAAAGTGGTCGATATCGAACAGAAGGATGGAAAACGGAACGTTTCGCTGCTTGCAGAGAAAGGCTTCGTGCTCGACGTAATGCTGGAAAAAGGTGCGGTTGTAACAGCCGGTCAAACCGTCCGTAATCGCAGCCTGTTCAAGCTTTTTGTTGACGCGGTACAGCTCGTCCTGCATCGCGATCAGCTCCAGGTTCCGCTCGTGAAGCGCCTCGTTCTTCTGGTTCATCTCGTCGATCAGCTTGCGTTGTTCGGTGACGTCGAAGAAGGCGACGATACGCCCTTGCAGACTCTTGAATTGATCCAGCAGCGGCGAGATCTGCAGCGAGACCGATTTGTAATGCCCGTTCGTCAGCAAAATCTCCGTGCGGATTTTTTCTCCGGGATGATGCCTGTATTTGAACAAAAAATCGCTAACGTCGTTGGCTGGCTGACCGGACATCAGGAAGCGCTCCAGATCGAAGGTTTCCCCCTTTACGGGCTGCGCAAAGCCGACGGCGCTGCGGTTAAAGTCCAACACCTTGCAGCCTTCGTCGATGACGATAATTCCCGTTTCCACCTGCTCGTAAATTTTGTGTTTGGCTGTATCGACTAGATCGAATACGCCATACCGGTAGATGGCGATGACGAAGCAGATGTCCGACAAGACGATGCCGGCCGAGGTGAGGCCTTGAACCACACCAAGCCAAGGCGACAGCACGACGTTGAACAGCAGATCGAGCACCGCGAACACCGTGAGCACGAACATGCCGAGCAAGGATGTCGCCAGTTGCTTGCGCTCGTTGAGCGAACGCACCGTCCGATGAGCGTTGAACATATGAAGCAGCGCGATAAAGAAATAGGCGAATTGAACGAAGGTCATAATCCAAAAAAGCGGACCGTATTCACGATCGCCGTATTGTCCGTTCTCCGGCTTCAGGAATTGGCTGAACGGATTGACGATCGCTGACGCCGCGCAGAGAAACGCAGGCATGAGAAAAGCAAGCATACGGGGCGGCCTTCGCAAATAATGCGTGCGCCTCGTGAGGAACAGTACGAACGCGAGCCAGCCGGGCCCCAGCAAACTCAGCGCGACAAAAGATACGGTCAAATAGAAATGCTGGTAGGAGGGGATGTCCGTGGAGCGCACGCCGACCTGTCCTAGCGGCCAGAGCATCATGATAAAATGAAAGGCCAGATAAACCTTGTGCGTTCTGGAAATCGGATTCAAGGCAATGAAAAGGCCGAGCAGCACAAACAGACAAACGAATAACAGAAAGTCTGGCCGTAGAAATTCCAATCGGCTCACCTTTTCATGGAAAGACTAACCCTTTAACCCGGGGCAATTGATTTATTCTAACATAGCCGGGATTTTGCCGACAAGACGAATGGCAAACTTTGTAAATATAACATTTTTAATTTATTTCGTTTCCGCTTTTAATTCCATATTATTTTCCATATAAGGCGAAATGGATAAAAAATCCCGAAACTTTTCGTAATCCCGCAAAGTCTGAGGGGACACAGGCGAACCGCTGCGCACGGCCCGGATCAGCAGATTTTTGGGCGTATGCTCCAAATCGATAAATTCCAGCATTTGCACCTTGTAGCCAGATACCTCAAGCAGCTGTGCCCGCACCGCATCGGTGACGAGCGCGGAGAACCGTTCCTTCAAAATGCCGTGCCGCAGCAGCGGCTTAAGCAGCGGTTGCTCGATCTGGCGCATCAGCTCGTGCTGGCAGCAAGGCACCGACAAGATAACCGAAGCCTGCCAGCCCACTGCCTTGAGCAGCGCCGCGTCTGTCGCCGTATCGCAGGCATGCAGCGTCACGACCATGTCTACCCGGTCGGTGTCGGCATAATCGGCGATATCGCCTACCGCGAACCGCAGGCGGTCCCAGCCCAGCCGGTCGGCCAGCTTCGAGCAGTCCGCGATGACGTCGGCCTTCAGATCGAGTCCGATAATCCGTACGGGCAGACGTTCCTTGATCGCAAGCAAATGGTACAGCGCGAACGTCAAATAAGATTTGCCGCAGCCGAAGTCGACGATAGTTAGCTCCCTGTCCGTCGGCAAATGGGAAATGACATCGGATACCATCTCGAGAAACCGGTTGATCTGCCTATACTTATCGTATTTCGCCTTGATCACCCGTCCCTCGGGCGTCATGACGCCGAGCGCTTCTAGGAAAGGCACCGGCTCGCCCTCGGGAAGCACATACGTTTTGGTCCGGTTGTGCGAAGGCGTTGACTCAAGGACGCCCCCGGTTTCAGCCGCTTTGGCTGTCGGCGCGCTGCGGAGAATAACGGCTTTGCCCTTTTTGTTGACGAGAATTTGTATGTCGTTGTCGGGCGTCTTCAGCAGCGCCTGCCGGTAATCGCGTTCGACGAGACGCAGCAGCTCGGCGGCCGCTTCGCCGGGCGCCAGGTTCTGATGCAGCGCCTTCGCGCCGGCGAACCGTTCGAACTGATAGCGCAGCTCGCCCTTCAGTAGGACGGGGCGGACGGCGATCTTGCGCGTCTCCTCCGACTTGCTGCGGGGCTGGCTGACGGTCGCCTGAATCAGCTTGCCCTCTTCGATCGCTCCCCGGACGAGGTCATTCAATTCTTCCGTTATCGTTTCCGCGCTCATGAAGCCGACTCCTTCGTCAGATTGTTCCATTGACGGACGCCTTCGCGCAGCTCGTCGCGCGAAAGACCGCCGCGCCCAAGCTCCTCGTCGCCCAACGCCTGAAGCCGCTCATAGAAAAGCAATCCTTCATCCGTGCCGGCATCGCCGACGTCGAAAAGATCGTACAAGCTGTTTTCCGCATCCGCATAACGGCCGTCATGCTCCTGCCATTCCCAGGCGGCTCGCAGCGTCTGCGCGGAGCCGTCCAGGCGCGCCGGTCCGTCGACAAGCCGCTCCATTCGCCGCTCCAGGTCGAGTCCTTCGACCGGACCGTGCGTGCGCAGCACGTAGCCGATCAGGCGCAGTGCCTTTTCCAGTCGCTGCAAGCTCTCCGCTTCGCGCCCCATGTCGGCCAGGATGTCGCCCTCCTCCTGCAAAAAGGCGCCGATCGCGCCGATCGCCTCGGCATCCGAGCGCCCCCCGCCGCCGAACATCGCGATCAGATCCGCATCCGACAGTCCGAGCGCGAGCCTCGCCCGCATCCGCAATTCTTTGCTCATGAATTCGTCGATCAACAGCAGCGCTTCCTCGTGCTTGCCTTGCTGCTTGAGTCCCATCAGCGCACCGAAGGCGACGGACATCTGATTGATCATGCGCATGAAATAATCGCGGTCAAACATCGGCTTCGCCCCGCTTCGCTTCGGCAACGAATGCCAGAATCGCTTCTGCGAAGGCTGTCGGCTGCTCCATCATGCCCATATGCCCCGCGCCCTCGAGCAAACGAAGCGTCACCCCAGGTCCGTCGACCGGGAATCGCTTGTCCGGCCCGATCACGTTGTCGGACTCGCCAGCGAGAAGCAGAATCGGCGACTCGAGCGCTTCGAGCACTCCGCGCCTGTCGGGACGCTCCTTCATGCCGAGAGCCGCTCCGATGCCGCCTTCCGCGGAAGTGCCAAAGCCGATCGTCAGCGCACGTTCGACCTGCGCTTGTAGCGGCGCCAGGTTATCCGCGGCAAACAGCTTCGGAACGAGATCGCGAATATGTCCCTGCATGCCCTCCCGGGAGATGCGCGCCGCCACCTTTTCCCGGTTCGCCTTGCCGTTGTCGTCATCCGGAAAAGTCGTGGAATGCAGCAAGCCCAGACCCAGCAGCCTGTCACCCGCGCGCTCGGCCAGCGCCAGCGCCGTATAGCCTCCCATGGAATGGCCCAGCACGAACGCTTGTCCGATATCCAAGGCGTCCAGCAGCTGCGCGGCATCGTCCGCAAGCTGTTCCATCGTGTACGTCCCTTCGGTCGCCGCGGACTCACCGTGGCCGCGCGCATCGGGAGCTATGACCCGCGCATGCGCCGACAGCAGGGGCAGCACGTCGTCCCAGTAACCTGCGCTGCCGCAGTAGCCGTGGAGCAGCAGCAAGGGGACGCCTTGTCCCTCGTCCAAATACGAGACTTCCAGACCGTTTTTTAATGTCAATCGGTTGCGAGCCATATCGTGCACATCCTTCCGCGGTTTTTTATTTATTTTAACGAACCGTCGTTCTCAAACTCAAATGCCGCATCTGCCGGCACGGCTTCGCGCGCGCCGAACGCTTGCGGGCGAACGGCCGCAAGCGCGGCGGCTGCGGCATCGGCGATCCGCTTCGCCATCTCCATCACGGCGTAAAGAGAAGTCGTCTGCAGCGTAATATACGGCTTGGGACCGAATTCGCCCACGACGGCCGCTACGCTATAGTCTCCGACTGGCGGCAGCGCTCCGCCCACCGACCTTGCCGGCTGGAGCGATCCTTCTGCAAGCAGGAATCTGCCGACGTTCTCCGGCCGGCCCAGGCATGCGTCGATTGC from the Cohnella hashimotonis genome contains:
- the yyaC gene encoding spore protease YyaC translates to MTANRVPGPSPLFFAASGEQELERFFRSALERNPGMPILFLCIGTDRSTGDSLGPLVGTMLEERGVSGVIGTLREPCDADRLGREASALPADAVVIAIDACLGRPENVGRFLLAEGSLQPARSVGGALPPVGDYSVAAVVGEFGPKPYITLQTTSLYAVMEMAKRIADAAAAALAAVRPQAFGAREAVPADAAFEFENDGSLK
- a CDS encoding DUF6483 family protein — protein: MFDRDYFMRMINQMSVAFGALMGLKQQGKHEEALLLIDEFMSKELRMRARLALGLSDADLIAMFGGGGRSDAEAIGAIGAFLQEEGDILADMGREAESLQRLEKALRLIGYVLRTHGPVEGLDLERRMERLVDGPARLDGSAQTLRAAWEWQEHDGRYADAENSLYDLFDVGDAGTDEGLLFYERLQALGDEELGRGGLSRDELREGVRQWNNLTKESAS
- a CDS encoding alpha/beta fold hydrolase: MARNRLTLKNGLEVSYLDEGQGVPLLLLHGYCGSAGYWDDVLPLLSAHARVIAPDARGHGESAATEGTYTMEQLADDAAQLLDALDIGQAFVLGHSMGGYTALALAERAGDRLLGLGLLHSTTFPDDDNGKANREKVAARISREGMQGHIRDLVPKLFAADNLAPLQAQVERALTIGFGTSAEGGIGAALGMKERPDRRGVLEALESPILLLAGESDNVIGPDKRFPVDGPGVTLRLLEGAGHMGMMEQPTAFAEAILAFVAEAKRGEADV